The Nostoc sp. 'Peltigera membranacea cyanobiont' N6 genome contains the following window.
GGACATTTTTATGGAAGATGGATTTGAAAGACTAAATCACGATGAAGTTGTGTCTATAGAACCAGACACCTTTAATAAATTAGATATTGCTAAAACTTTTAAAGTCCGTGATTTGATTACCGCAATTAAGGAATATATTGGAGCGGAAGAAACAGACGAAGTAAATTTGT
Protein-coding sequences here:
- a CDS encoding KGK domain-containing protein, with protein sequence MEDGFERLNHDEVVSIEPDTFNKLDIAKTFKVRDLITAIKEYIGAEETDEVNLYTQGLNCEVLQFSTLGWKKGKVRLALEFCPDESESPLDEIFQKLKQVEN